In the Eremothecium cymbalariae DBVPG#7215 chromosome 7, complete sequence genome, one interval contains:
- the YNG2 gene encoding histone acetyltransferase YNG2 (similar to Ashbya gossypii AEL100W), whose product MKKPRFSLLRSGLLQKDNIITSNTECRYLKANIYVQMSSERPQDPSSALEQATLDVSNLKSEFRFLLEEIRASDLEFYDVKKKYLIKDSQIHKFIKQNGSLVENPREGELYERIREDLDQSYQLQMEKCTIANTLLYMVTKHLKRVKANIEALEEDGLLAQLDDDGLDLANELSRESSVLSSGTSLERRKRAVTTGSSSASSSLRKKIKKERGRSIQREPISGDLISEDNTSANGAHFADDLQDFNDELFSINQQEEDDKQLYCFCQSVSYGEMVACDGPNCKYEWFHYGCVNLEEPPKGQWYCPECRQEMANQKLKKKKRI is encoded by the coding sequence ATGAAAAAACCCCGTTTCTCACTTCTCCGTTCTGGCTTGCTACAGAAAGATAACATCATCACATCAAACACTGAATGCAGATATCTGAAAGCCAATATCTACGTACAAATGAGTAGTGAGCGGCCGCAGGACCCTTCCAGTGCTCTGGAACAAGCTACATTGGATGTGTCAAACTTAAAGTCCGAATTTAGGTTTCTATTAGAGGAGATACGGGCGTCTgatttggaattttatGATGTCAAAAAGAAGTACTTGATTAAAGATTCTCAAATCCATAAGTTTATTAAGCAGAATGGATCTTTGGTTGAAAATCCTAGGGAAGGTGAACTCTATGAGCGGATCCGGGAAGATCTTGATCAGAGTTATCAGTTGCAGATGGAAAAATGTACTATAGCCAATACTCTCCTATATATGGTAACGAAGCATTTGAAGAGAGTTAAAGCTAACATTGAAGctttagaagaagatggaCTGTTGGCGCAActagatgatgatggattGGATCTAGCGAACGAGCTTTCTAGGGAAAGTTCTGTTTTATCTTCGGGGACTTCATTGGAAAGACGCAAACGTGCTGTTACCACTGGATCTTCAtcagcttcttcatctttgagaaagaagataaaGAAGGAACGTGGAAGATCGATACAACGTGAACCAATATCGGGGGATTTAATTTCGGAGGATAATACTAGTGCAAATGGAGCTCACTTTGCTGATGATTTGCAAGACTTCAACGATGAGCTGTTTTCTATTAACCAGCAGGAGGAAGACGACAAACAACTGTACTGTTTTTGTCAAAGTGTTTCATATGGTGAAATGGTTGCATGCGATGGCCCTAACTGTAAATACGAGTGGTTCCACTATGGGTGTGTAAATTTGGAGGAACCTCCAAAGGGCCAATGGTATTGCCCAGAATGCCGTCAGGAAATGGCAAAtcagaaattgaaaaagaaaaaaaggatataa
- a CDS encoding DUF4112 domain-containing protein (similar to Ashbya gossypii AEL101C), whose protein sequence is MGLALLPLKFLAGKAFKGYKIDMEDPYFEEVQLEKKSFWGGSTKLVKRKVKRAIPNYIPEHDRGILQHLKKQAYGLDMLFDVCGVRFGWLGVIGLLPVVGDVIGILLSIIVWKKANTVQDGLPLKTNMGFFLNIAFDFVLGLIPIVGAVISIAYKANSRNVLLLQKHLDKKYKAK, encoded by the coding sequence ATGGGGTTAGCTTTGCTTCCTTTAAAATTCCTTGCAGGAAAGGCATTTAAAGGATATAAAATTGACATGGAAGATCCGtactttgaagaagtacagttggaaaagaaatcatTTTGGGGCGGTAGTACCAAGCTGGTTAAACGTAAAGTGAAGAGGGCCATACCAAATTATATACCGGAACATGACCGGGGTATCCTCCagcatttgaaaaaacAGGCATATGGATTGGATATGCTATTCGATGTGTGCGGGGTACGCTTTGGATGGTTGGGAGTTATCGGCTTACTTCCTGTCGTTGGCGACGTTATAGGTATTCTTTTATCCATCATAGTATGGAAAAAAGCCAATACAGTTCAAGATGGTCTGCCattgaaaacaaatatggggtttttcttgaatataGCTTTTGACTTTGTATTGGGATTAATTCCAATTGTCGGCGCTGTCATTTCCATTGCCTACAAAGCCAACTCTAGGAATGTTCTTCtacttcaaaaacatttGGACAAAAAATACAAGGCTAAGTAA
- the FCF1 gene encoding rRNA-processing protein FCF1 (similar to Ashbya gossypii AEL102W) — MGRAKKTRKFALVKRTINAKNDARIKANAEKESKKEDPELTKHVPQVSSALFFQYNQAIKPPYQVLIDTNFINFSIQKKIDIVRGMMDCLLAKCVPLITDCVMAELEKLGPKYRIALKLARDPRIKRLTCSHRGTYADDCLVNRVLQHKCYIVATNDAGLKQRIRKVPGIPLLSVGGHSYVIEKLPDVF, encoded by the coding sequence ATGGGTAGAGccaagaaaacaagaaaattTGCATTAGTGAAGCGTACTATAAATGCTAAGAATGACGCTAGAATAAAGGCAAATGCAGAGAAGGAAtcaaaaaaggaagatcCAGAATTAACCAAGCATGTTCCACAAGTATCCAGTGCATTATTTTTCCAATACAACCAAGCTATTAAACCACCTTATCAAGTTTTGATCGATActaatttcatcaatttttcgattcagaagaagatagATATAGTGCGAGGAATGATGGATTGCTTGCTCGCAAAATGTGTTCCATTGATTACTGATTGTGTGATGGCGGAATTAGAAAAGCTTGGGCCGAAATATAGGATTGCCTTAAAATTAGCACGGGATCCAAGAATAAAGAGACTGACTTGTTCTCATAGGGGCACGTATGCTGATGACTGTCTGGTTAATCGTGTACTTCAGCATAAGTGTTACATAGTAGCGACGAACGATGCGGGACTAAAGCAGAGAATTAGAAAGGTGCCAGGTATTCCGTTGCTGAGTGTTGGTGGGCATTCTTATGTAATTGAAAAGCTTCCTGACGTTTTCTAG
- the RPS4B gene encoding 40S ribosomal protein eS4 (similar to Ashbya gossypii ADL391C), protein MARGPKKHLKRLAAPHHWLLDKLSGCYAPRPSQGPHKLRESLPLIVFLRNRLKYALNGREVKAILMQRHVKVDGKVRTDTTYPTGFMDVISLEATNENFRLVYDVKGRFAVHRITDEEAAYKLGKVKKVQLGNKGVPYVVTHDGRTIRYPDPNVKVNDTVKVDLATGKITDFIKFDTGKLVYVTGGRNLGRIGVITHRERHEGGFDLVHIKDSLENTFVTRLNNVFVIGEQGRPWISLPKGKGIKLSIAEERDRRRAQQGL, encoded by the exons ATGGCTAGAGGACC AAAGAAGCATTTAAAGAGATTGGCAGCTCCACACCACTGGTTGTTGGACAAGTTGTCTGGATGTTACGCTCCAAGACCATCCCAGGGTCCACACAAGTTGCGTGAATCATTGCCATTGATTGTTTTCTTGAGAAACAGATTAAAGTACGCTTTGAATGGCCGTGAAGTCAAGGCTATTTTGATGCAACGTCACGTCAAGGTTGACGGCAAGGTCAGAACTGACACCACTTATCCAACTGGTTTTATGGATGTTATCAGCTTAGAGGCTACCAACGAGAATTTTAGATTGGTCTATGATGTTAAAGGTAGATTTGCTGTCCACCGTATCACcgatgaagaagctgctTACAAGTTGGGAAAGGTCAAGAAGGTTCAGTTAGGTAATAAGGGTGTTCCATACGTTGTTACTCACGACGGTAGAACTATCAGATACCCAGATCCAAATGTCAAGGTCAATGACACTGTTAAGGTCGATTTGGCCACTGGTAAGATCACTGATTTCATTAAGTTCGACACTGGTAAGTTGGTTTATGTTACTGGTGGTCGTAACTTGGGTCGTATTGGTGTTATTACCCATAGAGAAAGACACGAAGGTGGTTTTGACTTGGTCCACATCAAGGACTCCTTGGAGAACACTTTTGTTACCAGATTGAACAACGTTTTTGTCATTGGTGAGCAAGGTAGACCATGGATCTCTTTGCCAAAGGGTAAGGGTATCAAGCTCTCTATTGCTGAAGAGCGTGATCGTAGAAGAGCTCAACAAGGCTTGTAA
- the SCH9 gene encoding serine/threonine protein kinase SCH9 (similar to Ashbya gossypii ADL389W), giving the protein MMNFFSKSQPQARDQQDRPTSTTNGFFPSFTTHTATPTTALSENSYAMGTTGLHSGSQEDVLTHMKAMNRQDSYYQGHYREGQQLHQHGHQHQEYQRQRQFSQPELQTFSQSTAVSVHTSPVSQIQSPSSKAPSAPVTTSELTDTAAPETGIPRGKLKVTIIQARGLLTCSDQTQPYVVCTYESSEFISNGPESMDNRPISNNSGSANMMPSINEKNIRTLYTRQSSSQLDKLAARHSMNTTASNPVWHHETTFDVLGAHSELDISVYDAVHDDMFLGQVRLRPNTHSSHATHNQWSKLQSRTVGESVSGEILVKWEYSHTKKRHCGPQDFEVLRLLGKGTFGQVYQVRKKDTKRIYAMKVLSKKVIIKKNEIAHTIGERNILVRTASKSCPFIVGLKFSFQTPADLYLVTDFMGGGELFWHLQKEGRFTEDRAKFYIAELVLALEYLHDNDIVYRDLKPENILLDANGNIALCDFGLSKADLKDRTNTFCGTTEYLAPELLLDETGYTKMVDFWSLGVLIFEMCCGWSPFFADDNQKMYQKIAFGKVKFPRDVLSPEGRSFVKGLLNRNPKHRLGAIDDGRELKAHPFFNDIDLEALGQKKIPPPFKPHLTSEIDTSNFDPEFTQTSTSFMNKQPIAATPLSPAMQAKFAGFTFVDESTIEEHNNTAYNSRKFLQNSYFMEPGSFIPGNPNMPPDEDVIDDGDDETMDMIDKNNNDNMQSVYNDHHMDDDFVSGRFEI; this is encoded by the coding sequence atgatgaacttCTTCTCGAAGAGTCAGCCACAGGCTCGTGATCAACAAGATAGACCGACGTCGACGACCAACGGGTTCTTCCCGAGCTTTACCACGCATACAGCCACACCGACAACAGCTTTGAGTGAGAATTCGTATGCCATGGGTACTACGGGGTTGCATTCAGGTAGCCAGGAGGATGTGTTAACTCATATGAAGGCTATGAATCGGCAGGATTCTTATTATCAAGGGCATTACCGTGAGGGTCAACAGCTGCACCAGCACGGGCACCAGCACCAGGAGTACCAGCGTCAGCGTCAGTTTAGTCAGCCTGAGCTGCAAACGTTTTCGCAGTCAACAGCTGTTTCTGTACATACATCCCCTGTATCACAAATACAGTCCCCTTCTTCCAAGGCCCCGTCTGCTCCTGTCACTACCTCAGAGCTAACTGATACCGCAGCCCCCGAAACAGGCATTCCTCGTGGGAAATTAAAAGTTACGATTATTCAGGCGAGGGGCTTGTTGACATGTTCTGACCAAACTCAGCCATATGTGGTGTGCACATACGAGAGCTCTGAGTTTATTTCGAATGGTCCCGAGTCGATGGACAACAGGCCCATTTCGAATAACTCCGGTAGCGCTAACATGATGCCATCGATAAATGAGAAGAATATCAGAACGCTATACACTAGACAGTCATCTTCCCAGCTAGATAAATTGGCTGCTCGTCACAGTATGAATACAACAGCCTCTAACCCCGTATGGCACCATGAAACAACATTTGATGTGCTAGGAGCACACTCTGAACTGGATATCTCTGTTTATGATGCTGTACACGACGACATGTTCCTGGGTCAAGTTCGACTACGCCCCAATACTCATTCGTCGCACGCAACACACAACCAATGGTCCAAGCTACAAAGTCGCACAGTGGGCGAAAGTGTTTCAGGTGAAATACTGGTTAAGTGGGAGTATTCTCATACTAAGAAGAGGCATTGTGGTCCAcaagattttgaagttttacGGTTACTAGGTAAAGGCACTTTTGGTCAAGTTTACCAGGTTAGGAAGAAGGATACTAAAAGGATTTATGCCATGAAGGTCTTATCCAAAAAGGtcattattaaaaagaatgaaataGCACATACAATTGGTGAAAGAAATATTCTTGTACGCACAGCTTCCAAATCTTGTCCCTTTATTGTGGGTTTAAAATTCTCCTTCCAAACCCCTGCAGACCTATATTTAGTCACCGACTTTATGGGCGGCGGCGAATTATTTTGGCACTTgcaaaaagaaggaaggtTTACCGAGGATCGTGCAAAGTTCTACATTGCAGAGCTAGTTCTAGCTTTAGAATATTTGCACGATAATGATATAGTCTACAGAGATTTGAAACCAGAAAATATTCTATTAGATGCCAATGGAAACATAGCACTCTGCGATTTTGGCCTCTCTAAAGCTGATCTCAAGGATCGCACTAATACATTTTGTGGAACAACGGAGTATTTGGCCCCTGAACTATTGCTAGATGAAACAGGTTACACAAAAATGGTCGACTTTTGGTCTTTGGGCGTGCTGATATTCGAAATGTGCTGTGGATGGTCCCCGTTCTTTGCTGATGACAACCAGAAAATGTATCAAAAGATCGCTTTTGGAAAGGTTAAATTTCCTCGTGATGTCTTGTCTCCGGAAGGAAGATCATTCGTTAAAGGGTTGTTGAATAGAAACCCGAAACACAGGCTGGGTGCCATAGACGACGGCAGGGAACTTAAAGCCCATCCATTCTTTAACGATATAGACTTGGAGGCATTGGGACAAAAGAAGATCCCACCTCCCTTCAAACCTCACCTCACATCGGAAATAGACACTTCCAACTTTGATCCAGAATTCACCCAAACGTCAACATCCTTCATGAATAAACAACCCATCGCAGCCACCCCTCTATCGCCGGCTATGCAGGCAAAATTCGCAGGTTTCACGTTCGTCGACGAGTCGACCATCGAAGAACACAACAACACAGCCTATAACAGTCGCAAGTTTTTGCAAAACTCCTACTTTATGGAACCTGGCTCGTTCATCCCAGGTAACCCAAATATGCCTCCCGATGAGGACGTCATCGACGATGGGGACGACGAAACCATGGATATGATCGACAAAAATAACAACGACAACATGCAATCAGTCTACAACGATCACCACATGGATGACGATTTTGTGAGCGGTCGCTTCGAAATCTGA
- a CDS encoding kinase-regulated stress-responsive transcription factor SKN7 (similar to Ashbya gossypii ADL388W), which translates to MGEIHEELDLMNTPELTSRKKLLGEEKAPSARGNGTRAAYNDFVRKLFAILESGEYTNIISWTKDGNSFVVVDTNEFTTNILPKHFKHSNFSSFVRQLNKYDFHKVKRTPEERQNSDYGKHSWEFQHPKFRRSDEAALDRIKRKTVTQKKVSLTENVLSGHQRANGGSASGLLTTAADFNATTNIVLSNTVNKTKFNQLKKRVENVELYNQQLKVDNNNMKIELQKLSSKYDAMLDSFLTLKSFNDTMMGNFNLLVSNLGPQGIKIPHGLNSVGYSSPQISKHPSPTNSHVQSQASPLAGVSSATNIPVSSTTPPKPELDSSTVLRPGFCVLLVEDDSVCIQLCSKFLRKYGCSVEVVTDGLSAIETVEKFQYDLVLMDIVMPNLDGATATSVIRSFDNQTPIIAMTGNIEDQDLVTYLQHGMNDILAKPFTKDDLHSMLIRYLKDRVPLAEQNSSTAQPRPQDTSQPSILKENQPERIQGQDLIDEEPLLKKHRA; encoded by the coding sequence ATGGGTGAGATTCATGAGGAGTTGGATTTGATGAATACGCCGGAGTTAACAAGCCggaagaagttgttggGGGAGGAGAAGGCTCCTAGTGCTCGTGGGAATGGGACCAGGGCCGCGTATAACGATTTTGTGCGTAAGCTGTTTGCGATATTGGAGTCTGGGGAGTATACTAATATTATTTCGTGGACCAAGGATGGGAATAGCTTTGTTGTAGTGGATACAAATGAGTTTACGACGAATATTTTACCAAAGCATTTTAAGCATTCGAACTTTTCGAGTTTTGTCCGTCAATTGAACAAGTATGATTTTCATAAGGTTAAAAGAACACCTGAGGAGAGACAGAATTCCGACTATGGCAAACATAGTTGGGAGTTTCAGCACCCGAAGTTCAGAAGGAGTGACGAGGCGGCATTGGATCGGATTAAGAGGAAAACGGTTACTCAGAAGAAGGTTTCTCTGACTGAAAATGTGTTATCGGGGCATCAGCGGGCCAATGGCGGAAGTGCATCTGGCTTGCTAACAACTGCGGCAGACTTCAATGCAACGACGAATATTGTGCTCAGTAATACTGTCAACAAGACTAAGTTTAATCAGCTAAAGAAGCGCGTCGAAAATGTGGAACTTTATAACCAACAATTAAAAGTAGACAATAACAACATGAAAATTGAGCTCCAGAAACTGAGCTCAAAATACGATGCGATGCTAGATAGTTTTCTGACCCTTAAATCCTTTAATGATACCATGATGGGGAATTTCAATCTGTTGGTTTCAAACCTTGGCCCCCAGGGAATTAAAATACCGCATGGCTTAAATAGTGTTGGCTATTCGTCTCCACAGATATCAAAGCACCCTTCACCAACGAATAGTCATGTTCAAAGCCAAGCCTCTCCTCTAGCTGGTGTTTCTTCTGCTACAAACATACCTGTATCGTCCACAACTCCTCCGAAGCCTGAGCTTGACTCGAGCACCGTTCTCCGTCCTGGTTTCTGTGTTTTacttgttgaagatgactCAGTCTGCATTCAACTGTgttccaaatttttgagaaaataCGGTTGTTCTGTAGAAGTTGTAACTGACGGGTTATCTGCCATTGAGacagttgaaaaattccaatatgACCTTGTATTGATGGACATAGTAATGCCTAATTTAGACGGGGCTACTGCTACATCTGTGATCAGAAGCTTTGACAATCAAACGCCTATAATCGCCATGACCGGAAATATCGAAGATCAGGATTTGGTTACATATTTACAACATGGTATGAACGATATATTGGCGAAACCATTTACGAAAGACGATCTCCATTCTATGCTAATTAGATATCTAAAAGATAGAGTACCGTTAGCTGAACAGAATTCATCTACTGCGCAGCCGCGCCCGCAGGATACAAGCCAGCCgtcaattttgaaagagaATCAGCCTGAGAGGATACAAGGACAAGACTTGATCGATGAAGAGCCATTGTTAAAAAAACACCGAGCATAG
- the SET5 gene encoding S-adenosylmethionine-dependent methyltransferase (similar to Ashbya gossypii ADL387C) has product MYPASLKLATLSLNDSNVDETANHQVLTPSDTDICDNVALLWRQEPEPEELQLDKLYIKLKSKNPLWSISKDYLKQVLKNHNLYVSDKPTHFTYHERIISSYTPGASEKLPSKIQITHSEKGKALCTKVKIAKGELILHEEEPLTFIAPLEKYTLMQLSKACGTCGTSLNQSCHYYIMHNLDCDNCTIVWCSKKCKTIDTTHSYLKHPMSKNKICNSQNWLKFEQFCKENTWYSAYAVGMIYARQNLSDQGAIIDEQFNSLAKISQRIRLEAAESTNIGGTLDSGVDIITTISSSAMWEEGFYLLCEAFPHLQDDNNFDLEAFLCDIGRFNLNQINGQIYPLFSHINHSCEPNTYFEFDKHGIKAFARKDIAAGEELLTTYVNPLHDVNSRRRELCVNWGFLCNCRRCKKELLKVSGKRTQEQETTSGTPSYMKHRRKSSMKVSKPSVQELLENGKEFDLEVPSQTGIHSRRPSVRFDNKVIAAVEE; this is encoded by the coding sequence ATGTATCCAGCTAGTTTGAAGTTAGCAACGCTATCATTGAATGATTCAAATGTGGATGAGACCGCAAATCACCAGGTCTTAACTCCCTCTGATACTGATATATGTGACAATGTCGCCTTACTTTGGAGACAGGAACCTGAACCTGAAGAGCTACAGCTAGacaaattatatattaagtTAAAGTCAAAAAATCCGTTATGGTCCATTTCGAAGGACTATTTAAAACaggttttgaaaaatcatAACCTTTATGTTAGTGATAAGCCAACTCACTTCACATATCATGAGAGAATTATATCAAGTTATACACCTGGGGCTTCTGAGAAGTTGCCCAGTAAAATTCAGATTACTCACAGTGAAAAGGGGAAAGCGTTGTGCACAAAAGTGAAAATAGCGAAAGGAGAACTAATCCTCCATGAGGAAGAGCCATTGACATTTATAGCACCCCTTGAGAAGTATACCTTGATGCAACTTTCAAAGGCATGTGGCACTTGTGGGACTTCGCTCAACCAAAGCTGTCATTATTACATTATGCATAATTTAGATTGTGATAATTGTACAATAGTATGGTGTTCGAAGAAATGTAAGACAATAGATACTACCCATTCCTATTTGAAACACCCGATGTCGAAGAACAAAATCTGCAACTCTCAAAACTGGCTGaaatttgaacaattctGTAAGGAAAACACTTGGTACAGTGCGTATGCTGTTGGCATGATATACGCAAGGCAGAATTTATCAGATCAAGGGGCCATAATAGATGAGCAATTTAACTCACTTGCTAAGATAAGTCAAAGGATCAGGCTTGAAGCTGCTGAGTCAACTAACATAGGGGGTACTCTTGATTCAGGCGTCGATATCATAACAACGATTTCGTCCTCGGCAATGTGGGAAGAAGGCTTCTACCTACTCTGTGAGGCATTTCCACATTTGCAAGATGACAATAACTTTGACCTGGAAGCTTTTTTATGTGACATTGGTAGGTTTAATCTTAACCAAATTAACGGTCAGATCTACCCACTCTTCAGTCATATTAACCACAGCTGTGAACCAAATACATATTTCGAATTCGACAAACATGGTATCAAGGCTTTCGCTAGAAAGGACATTGCCGCTGGAGAAGAACTTCTTACAACTTATGTGAATCCTTTACATGATGTTAACTCACGAAGACGTGAACTCTGTGTGAACTGGGGATTTCTTTGTAACTGTCGCCGCTGTAAAAAAGAGCTTCTGAAGGTTAGCGGAAAACGTACTCAAGAGCAGGAGACAACATCAGGAACACCATCGTATATGAAACATAGAAGGAAGTCATCAATGAAGGTTTCTAAACCTAGTGTACAGGAACTCTTAGAAAATGGTAAAGAATTTGATCTTGAAGTGCCATCCCAAACGGGTATTCATAGTAGGAGACCATCTGTCAGGTTTGACAACAAAGTTATTGCAGCTGTTGAAGAATGA
- the FMP10 gene encoding Fmp10p (similar to Ashbya gossypii ADL386W), protein MKLHNPMIGSKLATLIFKRTLFAERQFVVKNPKPSRKYIGYGIFGAAFGLGWFATQHMSYSDVIASCMFDKLPADDEKVKNYQAMLLHRANNLPITKQLVENGYIQVYPETTDILLNKTLRVPGGISIDPLYFYNPKLKSTVGVYHVGMKLTGYPFLIHGGILATLLSDIMKEAVKFTFSSNAQMMDNLDVAYKFPTFANQFVIVRTTEIEQHGKTVKLKSTILDQSGERTLVNGKGAFSLK, encoded by the coding sequence ATGAAACTCCACAACCCCATGATTGGTAGTAAATTAGCTACATTAATCTTCAAGAGGACTTTATTTGCCGAGAGGCAGTTTGTGGTAAAGAACCCGAAGCCCTCCAGGAAGTATATTGGCTACGGTATCTTTGGTGCTGCGTTTGGCCTGGGTTGGTTTGCGACACAGCACATGTCGTATAGTGATGTGATAGCATCCTGTATGTTCGATAAGTTACCAgcagatgatgagaaggTTAAGAATTATCAGGCCATGTTGTTGCATCGTGCCAATAACTTGCCAATTACAAAGCAGCTGGTTGAAAACGGCTATATTCAAGTATACCCGGAAACAACAGACATCCTGCTTAACAAAACATTGAGAGTTCCTGGTGGAATATCTATCGACCCACTCTACTTCTATAATCCGAAGTTAAAATCAACAGTTGGTGTTTATCATGTGGGTATGAAGTTAACGGGCTACCCATTTCTAATCCACGGGGGTATTTTGGCAACTTTGTTAAGTGATATAATGAAGGAAGCCGTTAAATTTACCTTTTCATCAAATGCTCAAATGATGGATAATTTGGACGTTGCCTACAAGTTCCCAACGTTTGCAAACCAGTTTGTTATTGTAAGAACTACGGAAATAGAGCAACATGGCAAAACTGTCAAACTGAAATCAACAATTTTAGATCAAAGCGGCGAGCGTACCTTGGTAAACGGCAAGGGAGCTTTCTCTctgaaataa
- the FAU1 gene encoding 5-formyltetrahydrofolate cyclo-ligase (similar to Ashbya gossypii ADL385C): protein MTKQVLRAQTKVVLRAIPQNELQLQSRQLLQALEPIIMKYNVFGCYVNMDVAEAQTGFILRRIFALKKSVYLPRCTSTKITGQVPLVGNKVSHPHLTFHEVHSMEQVEDLKPSGKYGLREPPDDGLPPLPPADIEVLLIPGVAFDLSNGGRIGHGAGFYDDYVHRCLHYNHKVPLLVGLALKQQIVIGLPMETHDEPMDAIACGDGSLHWIRRL, encoded by the coding sequence ATGACCAAACAAGTCTTAAGAGCTCAAACAAAAGTTGTGCTTAGGGCAATTCCTCAAAATGAACTTCAATTACAATCGAGACAACTGTTACAGGCTCTTGAGCCTATAATTATGAAATACAACGTATTTGGATGCTATGTTAATATGGATGTTGCAGAAGCGCAGACAGGTTTTATCTTGAGAAGAATATTTGCATTGAAAAAATCTGTCTATCTTCCACGATGTACTTCAACAAAGATTACAGGGCAAGTGCCATTGGTGGGCAATAAAGTATCACATCCGCATCTTACCTTTCATGAAGTACATTCCATGGAGCAAGTGGAGGATCTGAAACCCTCGGGGAAGTATGGATTACGGGAGCCACCAGATGATGGATTGCCACCCTTACCACCGGCTGATATTGAAGTTCTTTTAATTCCTGGCGTTGCATTTGATCTTTCGAATGGGGGTCGAATAGGCCATGGTGCTGGGTTTTATGACGACTATGTACATAGGTGTTTGCACTACAATCATAAGGTACCCCTATTGGTTGGTCTTGCGCTCAAGCAACAGATTGTGATTGGTTTGCCAATGGAAACTCACGACGAGCCTATGGACGCCATTGCCTGTGGGGATGGCTCTTTGCATTGGATTCGTAGGCTATAA